The genomic DNA TTATTAATTTACAATTGCTTTGTATTACCCGCGTCCACCGTCCGCAACTCGTCCAAGTGATTGCGGTACCAGTTCACGCCGGCTAGGTCAGCATTTAAGGCGTAAATGTCTGGCCTTTGTTTTAATAAAGTCAGGATATCAGCCAGCCCAAAACGCGGATTGACTGGATAAAGCGCTTCGTACACGACTTTAATGAACTCATAATCAGCCGGATAGTCGATGGTGAAACGGTGCGACATCGAGTAGTCCAGGCCCGTTTCCCAAACTACGCTGGCCAGGCGGAAGCGGTCGGGGTTCTCCCAGAAGAAGGGGGTAGTGTGCTCGCGCTCCAGCGGGCGGCGGGCTTCGCGCCAGGCCGTTTCGAGGGCCGCGAGGGTCATCACTTCCACGTCGTTGCCGTCGGGGTAGGTGGCGGGGTGCAGGTTGCTCACGAAGTCATACTGGCCCTTCGTCGCCTCAAAAAAGCCGAGGACTTTATCAATAATGGCCGGGTCGATGAGCGGGCAGTCGCTGGGGATTTTTACTACCCCCTCCGTTTCGCCAAAGTGCAGCGCGGCCTGGTAGTGGCGGTCGAGCAGGTCGAGGGCGCTGCCCCGAAATACCTCAATGCCATGCTGTTGGCACAGCTCGGCCAGCGGGTCGTCGCTGGGCTCGTCGGTGGTGATGACGGCCACGCGGCCCGCTAGCCGCGCCTGCCGCACGCGCTCGACCTGGCGCACCAGCAGCGGCCGGCCCACGAGGTCGAGGCTGACTTTATCGGGGAGGCGCGAGGAGCCGCGCCGGGCCTGAATGAGGGTGAGCATACTTTTTGGAATCGTTGTCATGCTCACGAAGAAGCATCTCTGCCGCTTCGTTCGCCTAATTGAATTATTACCCCACGCGAGATGCTTCGCGAGGCTCAGCATGACGTTCATTTTTGATTTCAACCGGCTGATACTGCCGTAAAAACTGCGGCCCCGAGCCTTTGAAACGGCCAAACTGCCGGCAAATGTCGGCGATGTGCTCGGCGCTGGTGCCGCCGTTCTGGATGGGCAGCTTGCGCTGGAGGTCAGCCATGTCGAAGTACGAATGCACCGGAATGCCCAGCGCCAGACCCACGTAAGCCACTGTGCTGTACTGGGTTATTAATTCTACCGAGTTGGCAATCATCTCCTCGGTGTTGCCTTCGGTGTAGATGAGGGCGCTGGGCGGGGCATATTTTTTGACCTCGGCCGTGGCGCGAGCCATGTCCTCGTTGGGATGAAACTTGAAAATCATGGGCCGGCCGGCGGCGATGCGCGTGGCGTGGCGAATGAACTTCTTGCGGTTGTCGCGCCGGAAGGTTTCGCGCATGTCGGTGGTGGCGACGAGCACGTAGCCGCGATGCGGAAAAGTATTCTGCCGCAGCTTTTCTATGTCATCGAAATTGGGAATGCCCGTGACCACGATTTTATCCTTATTAACCCCGATTTTGGCGAAGTGCTCGGCGTAGCCGGGCGAAGCCACGCAGTACACGTCGCAGCAATTATTCATGCCATTGAGCGAGGTGCCGATGGCCAGGATGGGGAAGCGGGTGAATCGCTTCACGAGGCGCGCCCATAGGTGAAGCGGGTCGGTCATGCCCTCCTGCACGAAAACTGACTTGCTGGTTTTCAGCAGGTTCCAGGGCACCACGATGTCGGAGCAGCACACGATGAGGTCGTATTGGTGACGCAGCTCGCGGTTTTCAAAATCGCGGCGCAGCTGGTGCTGGGCCACGTAGCGGTCGGCTTTTTCCTTCACCAGGCCCTGCACAATGGTCTTGTCCAGGATGTTGTTGCGTAGCAGCCACTCGTAGAAGCCGCGCATCCAGCCATCGTAATAGAGCTGGCTGAAGTAGGGTTCATACTCCTCTTCGAGCAACTGCGCCACCCGGTGCATCTGGGTAGTCTGGTTGGGCGAGCCAATAAGGTATAGCGCTTTTTTCACTCGCAAAAGGTAGGTAGGCCTACAAAAATACAACGGCAGCCGAATGACGGACGGTTGGGCGGGGGTAGGAAAACGGGTACGCCGGGTGGCTTGTTTTTACTTTCGGCCTCGTTCCCGTCCAACTTTGCCTTGGTATGCGCTTGTTTTTTCGTTTTTAACGCTTGTGGCAGCCTTATCAGTGCGGGCCGCCGCTGCTCAAACGCCCGCCCCTACCCCCCCCTGAGTGCCCGACCTGGGCAATGGCCAGTACAAAAATCCGGTGCTCTACGCCGA from Hymenobacter psoromatis includes the following:
- a CDS encoding acylneuraminate cytidylyltransferase encodes the protein MTTIPKSMLTLIQARRGSSRLPDKVSLDLVGRPLLVRQVERVRQARLAGRVAVITTDEPSDDPLAELCQQHGIEVFRGSALDLLDRHYQAALHFGETEGVVKIPSDCPLIDPAIIDKVLGFFEATKGQYDFVSNLHPATYPDGNDVEVMTLAALETAWREARRPLEREHTTPFFWENPDRFRLASVVWETGLDYSMSHRFTIDYPADYEFIKVVYEALYPVNPRFGLADILTLLKQRPDIYALNADLAGVNWYRNHLDELRTVDAGNTKQL